GATTTTTGCAGACTTTGACACAAACTGGTCGATTGTCATCAGTTGATCCTAATTTGCAGAATATTCCAATGCGTTCAGAAGAAGGGCGCTTAATCCGAACAGCATTTATTCCTAGTCATCCGGACTGGCAAATATTTGGTGCCGATTATTCTCAAATTGAATTACGTGTTTTGGCCCATGTTACAGGTGATAAAAACATGCAAAAAGCCTTTCTAAACGGCGAGGACATACATGCCGAAACAGCTCGTGCTGTCTTTGGCTTAGCCGATGATGCAGTAGTTGATCCACTTAAGCGTCGTACGGCTAAAGCTGTGAATTTTGGTATTGTGTATGGTATTTCGGATTATGGCTTGGCTAATAATTTAGGGATTCCACGCGCCGAGGCGAAACGTTTTATTGATACTTATTTCCAAGAGTTCCCTCAAATTCATGAATGGATGAACACAATTAAGACTTTTGCACATGAACACGGTTATGTAGAAACAATTGCCCATAGGCGACGTTATTTGCCGGATATTCAAGCAAAGAACTTTAATTTAAGGTCATTCGCAGAACGAACTGCGATGAATTCGCCCATACAGGGTTCAGCGGCAGATATTATCAAAATTGCGATGATAAAGGTTAACGAAGCTTTACGAGAGAATAATTTACAGGCGAGAATGTTGCTTCAAGTACACGATGAATTGATTTTTGAAACCCCCGTAGACGAAATTGATGAATTAACCGAAGTTGTCACGAATGTTATGGATTCAGCCGTTGCATTAGATGTACCATTGAAAGTTGATGCACATCATGGTGACACTTGGTACGATGCAAAGTAGGGATCACAAGAATTCAGGTGAGGACGGATTATTATGATGATAAAATTGCCTTCAGTATTAGCGGTGACGTCTAGTGGCGACATGACAGTATGGCAGATCATGCAAAAAATAGGGATATATGTTGCGGTTTTCGTGATGATCTTTTTGTTAGTTGCTGCTGGTCAACTCGTAATTTCTAGACTACGTCATAAGAAGTTTAGTCATCATCATTTGTTTTATGATGCACTGTTTGCCACAAGTTTTATCTCGTTGCTTGTCCTTGGGGGCTCTTACTTATACCAAAAAAATGTGTTTGGCATCAAAACAGCCATCTTAGAACCAATTCATGAACAAGAACGCAAAACGGCTAATAAAAAAGCAGCAGAGGATACAACTTCGCGCGCCCTTATTCGAAAAATGGTTATGCGAAATGCAACAAAAAATTTTGAAAAACAAGGATTTGTAGCAATTCCAAGTAGAAATATTTTATTACCAATTTATAATGATGCCTATAGTGATGAAGGACTGAACCTTGGTGCAAATTACGCGAATAAATCCGAAAAAGACCCAGAGGGGAAACAAAAGCCAGTTATGGGGCAAGGGAACTATGGATTAGCAGCCCACAATTTTAATGATGGTCAGACTGGATTTAGCGCGTTGCAACAGACAACCAATAATGATTCACCGTATTTACAGGATGGCAAGTTGAAGGGGTCATCATGGTTAAACGGGAAAAGTATTTTGTTGGCTAATAGCAAGGGGATTTATCGGTACGAAATTACTAGCCAAAATACAGTTTCATCAACAGAGGTGTCAGTGTTAAACCCAACTAAGAAAGCACAGTTAACAATTATTAGTTGTCTTTTTCCTTCAACGACGTATCGAATTATCACTCATGCTGAATTGAAAAAAACGTATACGTGGCGTAATGCACCCGAAAAATTGGTTAGTGAATTTAATTTGAAAGTACGCAATACTAATGCCCGTGTGAGTTGGTGGAATCCAGGAATAGAAGAAGGCGCAAATGGTGATGCTGGTGGAACAAAAAAATGAATTGACTGAATAAAAATGGTTTCAGATAATGAAACCATTTTTTGATAAATAAAATTTATTACCATTTATTTATACTGTGAACAGCGCTATAATAAGCGAAAGCATAAAAATAGTGTCAAAATTTTTCTTTATATAGGAATAAAAATGATGGATAAACAAAAACGTAAGGATACCTCACTAATATTTAAGCGACAATTTTTCGATGTGAAAGCACAAGAATATTTGCCCATCTCTGCTGATGAATTATTATCTCAGCACTTACTGATTACTGGTGTTACCGGTAGCGGAAAGTCTTCGACTGCGCTAACCATTATAGAAGAACTTAAAAAGAACCAGCAGAATGTTATTGTATTAGATCCAACAGGTGAATTTCGTACAATACCAAATGTACAGCGTATCGTGTTGGGGAATGATGGCTTTTTTGATGTTACTCACTTAACGAGTGATCAAATTGCTCATCTATTAAATATTACAGATGAATCGTTGCTGGGCAAATTACCCGCTGCAATTGAAAGTTTGCAAATACAAAACAATGTTGTAGTTAAACCAGGAATCTATAAAAAAATCAATAGAAGCCAAATTGAACATGATAACCTAGTGGAACAACTTAAAATCAAGGATAAATACTTTGATTTAAGTTTGCTGGCTAATCAATTGCAAGAAGAGTTTATTACGCCGTATGTTGATGAGTGTGCTGATTTTTCATTATTAGGCCAAATTTATGATAAGGAAGCTATTGCCAAAGCATGGTCAAGCCTTGCCCAATTAAAGCAAACCTTAAAAAATAAACAAATTCGTACTTTATTGTCAAGATCAATGAAACAAGGAAATGTGCACTATGATGTCGATTATTTACTGCGACTATTTATAACACGTCAGGCGACCAAACAGAGTTTGATTATTGATTTATCTTTGTTTAGTCACGAACAAAAATTAAATCAAGTACTTGTTGAGA
The Leuconostoc suionicum genome window above contains:
- a CDS encoding class A sortase, encoding MMIKLPSVLAVTSSGDMTVWQIMQKIGIYVAVFVMIFLLVAAGQLVISRLRHKKFSHHHLFYDALFATSFISLLVLGGSYLYQKNVFGIKTAILEPIHEQERKTANKKAAEDTTSRALIRKMVMRNATKNFEKQGFVAIPSRNILLPIYNDAYSDEGLNLGANYANKSEKDPEGKQKPVMGQGNYGLAAHNFNDGQTGFSALQQTTNNDSPYLQDGKLKGSSWLNGKSILLANSKGIYRYEITSQNTVSSTEVSVLNPTKKAQLTIISCLFPSTTYRIITHAELKKTYTWRNAPEKLVSEFNLKVRNTNARVSWWNPGIEEGANGDAGGTKK
- a CDS encoding ATP-binding protein; translation: MMDKQKRKDTSLIFKRQFFDVKAQEYLPISADELLSQHLLITGVTGSGKSSTALTIIEELKKNQQNVIVLDPTGEFRTIPNVQRIVLGNDGFFDVTHLTSDQIAHLLNITDESLLGKLPAAIESLQIQNNVVVKPGIYKKINRSQIEHDNLVEQLKIKDKYFDLSLLANQLQEEFITPYVDECADFSLLGQIYDKEAIAKAWSSLAQLKQTLKNKQIRTLLSRSMKQGNVHYDVDYLLRLFITRQATKQSLIIDLSLFSHEQKLNQVLVEILTMQMMSIAKLTGPSFPVTIFIDEAHRYLSNNGHGNHGIFSLIREGRKLGLDLMMSTQSPLDVPVELLGQFGSFIVQRLNTRNEMKSLLIIKEDLIDQVANLATGEAFLKTIGRQELKKVKVELSTISHQTENIQFGL